A single region of the Bacillus carboniphilus genome encodes:
- a CDS encoding NUDIX hydrolase, translating into MHSSIYVDWGGHNVRLTWLPLHEIKDLKQVTSVHGYCFHEGKILQVHIKGRGFNNPGGHVDEGETPQEAFLREAYEEGYVKGTIQYLGAIEVSHEENPKFDSNGKYPLIGYQLYYRMDITECEPFKRENESTTRIWVEPEEIPYIMDDHAIAFHIIEEALQLGRKSSCKIG; encoded by the coding sequence ATGCATTCATCAATATATGTTGATTGGGGCGGTCACAATGTCCGACTTACTTGGTTGCCTCTACATGAAATAAAAGACCTGAAACAGGTCACAAGTGTTCATGGATATTGCTTTCATGAAGGTAAAATATTGCAAGTTCACATAAAAGGGAGAGGATTTAATAACCCTGGGGGACATGTGGATGAAGGGGAAACACCACAAGAAGCTTTTCTCCGTGAAGCCTATGAGGAAGGCTATGTAAAAGGAACAATTCAATACCTTGGTGCCATTGAAGTCAGTCATGAAGAAAATCCTAAATTTGATTCAAATGGGAAGTACCCACTAATCGGATATCAATTGTACTATCGAATGGACATTACAGAGTGTGAACCGTTTAAGCGAGAAAATGAATCAACCACACGTATTTGGGTAGAACCTGAAGAAATTCCTTATATTATGGATGATCACGCTATCGCATTTCATATTATAGAAGAAGCCTTACAATTAGGGCGTAAATCTAGCTGTAAAATAGGTTGA
- a CDS encoding SDR family oxidoreductase: MNFSEKTVIVTGSANGIGRGIALEYAKNGAKVVLADVDSIQGEQFSSELRSQNYEATFIKTDVRLEEEIVHLIKSTQDMYGGIHILINNAGKGLFKSPFDVTVEEWEDIIHTNLRSVFLCSREAAKVMRENNEGGSIINIASTRAFMSEPHSEGYAATKGGIIALTHALAASFGDYRITVNAISPGWIETGDYQKLRDIDHQQHFSKRVGTPSDIARACLYLTEPTNNFVTGTNLMVDGGMTRKMMYEE; the protein is encoded by the coding sequence ATGAATTTTTCAGAAAAGACCGTTATTGTTACAGGTTCAGCAAATGGAATTGGAAGAGGGATTGCTTTAGAGTATGCCAAAAACGGGGCAAAAGTCGTCCTCGCAGATGTAGACTCCATTCAAGGAGAACAGTTTTCCAGTGAGTTACGGTCTCAAAATTACGAAGCTACTTTCATCAAAACAGATGTTCGTCTAGAAGAGGAGATTGTTCACCTTATCAAATCCACACAGGATATGTATGGGGGCATACATATTTTAATCAATAATGCGGGGAAAGGTCTTTTTAAATCCCCATTTGATGTGACGGTTGAAGAGTGGGAGGATATCATACATACCAATCTACGGAGTGTCTTCTTATGTTCACGTGAAGCTGCAAAAGTCATGAGGGAGAATAATGAAGGTGGTAGCATTATCAACATTGCTTCTACGAGGGCTTTCATGTCTGAGCCTCACTCTGAAGGATATGCGGCTACAAAAGGTGGTATCATCGCACTTACACATGCACTGGCTGCTTCATTTGGGGATTACCGAATCACGGTTAATGCTATTTCGCCAGGCTGGATTGAGACTGGTGATTATCAAAAATTGCGGGACATTGATCATCAGCAGCATTTTTCCAAAAGAGTTGGAACACCGAGTGATATAGCTCGTGCGTGCTTATATTTAACTGAACCCACGAACAATTTTGTTACAGGTACTAATCTAATGGTTGATGGTGGGATGACAAGGAAAATGATGTACGAAGAATAA